The window GTTCATTTAAAAAAGAATAAAACTCACTTGCAGCTAATAAATAGCTATAAGGAAGCAGATTTAGTGTTTTTTGCAACTGGTTGCCTATTTCTAGTCCGGTTTTATAATCTTTTACCACCAGTAAATAAGATAAAGACAATATTGAAGTTTCGAATATCGCTTTTTCAAAAGCGGAAATCTCTGATTCGTTTAACACTTTGATCTGCTTTTGGTCCTGGCAATAGGAAAACCTCATTGGATACAGAGCGGAAAAAAAGTTAAGGATATGGTTGAACCAAAAGGCTCCGGTTTCTGCCGAAAATTGTTCAGATGGTAGCGTAAGTGCTATTTTGCTAAGGCAAGTTAAAAAATTATAGGTTTCAAAATCGTTGGTATTGTTAACTAAGGCCCAAGACTTCATAGACTCGAGCGATAAATTCATTAAAATAAGCCAGATAGTAAAAGGCGTTGAGCTTTCTATATTAATGTGATTACGGTGTAAATTCAGTATATTCCTTTTTATCTCTCTTGGTATGCCGTTACCAAATAGCCAAATAAGTAGGTATTGCAAATCGTGGCTTACATCTGTCGGTTCCTTTTCTATCATCGGTTTTCCTGAGATGATTTGCCTCGCCAGTGCAAACTCAATTTTGTTTAAAAAATATATTTCTTCAAAAGAGCTTTCAATCAAATCCCGTTCTTTTCGAAACCTGTTTGAAAACCGGGCCAAAGCATCCTCAGAAATTGTTAAAATAAAGTGGGTATTATCCTGTCCAATAATGCCCTTGATCCCTTTTAATAGTGCATTTAACTCTGCCGGGTCTTCAATTTTATCAAGTTCATCAATGCAGATCACAATTTTTGTATAAACGGAAACTGCCTCCAAGATATAATCGTTAAAATCTGATGTTACCCCCGGTAAAGACAACGGGCGTGTCTGTAATTCTTTTGAACGAGAGAACTTAGCAAGAAATTTAGAAACAGGTAACGATACTTCATTTGCAGAAGATAGTTTTACCTGGTAAATCAACCACTCTAATTTTGCAATAGTTAAACTATACAAATTATCATCATTCGGATACTTTTCGAGGTATTCTATTTTTTTTCTGCAATAATTATAGGTAATGAAAATAAGTAGGCCCATGCAAATTATAATGCCACTAAAGTACATAGGTGTTAAATTATTTTTATTGAACGGCGTGGGAAACGGGTTTAAAATTTCCGGAAATTGAATTTTATTTTTTAAATCGGGAAGTACTTGGTTATTGTTTTCCTTTAGAGAAATAGAATCAGTCTTGTTCTTTAATTTTAAAGAATCGATTATTTTAGTAAGCGCGATGTACTGCCTGTTGTTTTGGATATATCTGCTTGAATCAGCAAAACTGTTTTTAGCTAACGGTTGCAATTTCGTTGTATCGCGCCCATTGCGATATTCTGATAAATAATGGCCCCCTTGTTGTATCCTGTATTTATTGATCTTTATTGACGAATCACTTAATGTATTTTGTTTTGTGACTGTAGCAATTTTTTGTTGAACAAAATTGTATTTAAAAAGGCCCAATAGCATTAGGCATACAATTGCGGTTAAAAAAAACAACGTGAAATTCATAAGCCGGGCACTATTAGCAATTCTTCTGTAAGCTCTTTGTCTTACATTCTCCGCTGATTTTATTTTTTGTTCAAGATTGAGTTTTATGTCCTCGCAAATGCACTGATATATAGTTAGTAGAAACTCTTTGGAATCGTATGCCGTTGGCGAAGGTATAAGGATTGTAAAGTTTTTCTCCGTTTTACATTTTTCAAGGATTTTTAACGCGAGGCTTGACTTTCCTGCACCCCTAACGCCACCAATCCCGATTACCGAAGATGAATTGCTTTGAATTCTTTCAAAAATAGTTTCGGCTTCATCTGTTCGATCAATATAGCTGTATGCGTTTGCACGCATGCTAAGATCGGTTGAAGAGATCTGGATAGGGGCAGCTACGTTTACGTCGGCTTTTACTCTTTTTAATACGTAATTTAAGGATCTTAAAATGAAGGCGAATATTTTCATAACGATTTAATTTTAAAAGTGTTAAGGTTGGTTGTTGATCAATAAATCTACCGAAAAATTATTCAATAAAAAAATTTTACAATACCAAAGCCGTTGTTGGAGTTGTCTCCAACAACTTCGTTTTCGGCGGCAAATTCGTTAAAACGTAAGCCGTATGCCAATCCCTCTTAGGCAATGAGTTACCGATTGATAACGATAACAACAACGGGCAGATGGCTTTGGTTATAACGACGTGGTAACTGGTAACAAGTTTGTTGGAGACAACTCCAACAAAGTGCGGTGAGGAACACCAACAAGGGCGGAGCCCCGTTCATATAACAG is drawn from Mucilaginibacter ginsenosidivorax and contains these coding sequences:
- a CDS encoding P-loop NTPase fold protein, translating into MKIFAFILRSLNYVLKRVKADVNVAAPIQISSTDLSMRANAYSYIDRTDEAETIFERIQSNSSSVIGIGGVRGAGKSSLALKILEKCKTEKNFTILIPSPTAYDSKEFLLTIYQCICEDIKLNLEQKIKSAENVRQRAYRRIANSARLMNFTLFFLTAIVCLMLLGLFKYNFVQQKIATVTKQNTLSDSSIKINKYRIQQGGHYLSEYRNGRDTTKLQPLAKNSFADSSRYIQNNRQYIALTKIIDSLKLKNKTDSISLKENNNQVLPDLKNKIQFPEILNPFPTPFNKNNLTPMYFSGIIICMGLLIFITYNYCRKKIEYLEKYPNDDNLYSLTIAKLEWLIYQVKLSSANEVSLPVSKFLAKFSRSKELQTRPLSLPGVTSDFNDYILEAVSVYTKIVICIDELDKIEDPAELNALLKGIKGIIGQDNTHFILTISEDALARFSNRFRKERDLIESSFEEIYFLNKIEFALARQIISGKPMIEKEPTDVSHDLQYLLIWLFGNGIPREIKRNILNLHRNHINIESSTPFTIWLILMNLSLESMKSWALVNNTNDFETYNFLTCLSKIALTLPSEQFSAETGAFWFNHILNFFSALYPMRFSYCQDQKQIKVLNESEISAFEKAIFETSILSLSYLLVVKDYKTGLEIGNQLQKTLNLLPYSYLLAASEFYSFLNEQDIYKLAPTVPKMSETPELFHTNKKTI